Proteins co-encoded in one Arachis stenosperma cultivar V10309 chromosome 7, arast.V10309.gnm1.PFL2, whole genome shotgun sequence genomic window:
- the LOC130941117 gene encoding uncharacterized protein LOC130941117, producing MGDDIDGWANIHDDILKEIAEHFYSYDDFIQLRLVCKQWSLKLPEISSEILWLLVPEESSSTRIYEDEEIYHLMNLPIADEVPLDIQSLDEDEIHHLKLPEMQNKLIRGSFGGWLIVLDIYQGSMYMLNAFTKVRLDLPPISTFPDIIDYNPNNYGFEYTIRDLDDENKDDIHCSKSFINSTEVWKVIINSCPSNDNEDFLAVAIYGPRCTLAFYKPNDKRWLDLSTRKPSFHDVIFFGEKIYAVDEDGQLYEFDTNTKSGPVGGIHEAKPPSDAAVGPYQLKYLVGCANGSLLMLARHFMPVSHWTSKFDIYELKKNAKEWSRLDSLKNYVLMIGLNSSVQMLPASLQTKGNQIYFTDNLLELKPYRAEYQDIGIFNLDDGSCHFLLCEEKFMCPPVWCYSSSFL from the coding sequence ATGGGTGACGACATTGATGGATGGGCAAACATTCATGATGACATCTTGAAGGAAATTGCAGAGCACTTCTATTCGTACGATGATTTCATCCAACTTCGTTTAGTTTGCAAGCAATGGAGCTTGAAACTTCCAGAGATCTCCAGCGAGATTTTGTGGTTGCTGGTACCCGAAGAATCTTCCAGTACTCGTATTTATGAAGACGAGGAGATCTACCATCTCATGAACTTACCTATTGCTGATGAAGTACCGCTTGATATTCAGTCTCTCGATGAAGACGAGATCCACCATCTCAAGCTACCAGAGATGCAGAACAAATTGATCCGTGGTTCTTTTGGTGGATGGTTGATCGTCCTAGATATATACCAAGGTTCGATGTATATGTTAAATGCATTTACAAAGGTCCGATTAGATCTTCCTCCAATATCAACTTTTCCGGATATAATTGACTACAATCCTAACAATTATGGCTTTGAATATACTATTCGGGATTTGGATGATGAAAATAAGGATGATATACACTGTTCGAAAAGTTTCATAAATAGTACCGAGGTTTGGAAGGTTATTATAAATTCATGTCCTAGCAATGACAATGAAGATTTTTTGGCAGTGGCCATATATGGACCTCGTTGTACATTAGCCTTTTACAAACCAAATGATAAGAGATGGTTAGATCTTTCAACTAGAAAACCGTCGTTTCATGATGTCATATTTTTTGGAGAGAAGATATATGCAGTAGACGAAGATGGCCAGCTATACGAATTTGATACAAACACAAAATCAGGGCCTGTAGGTGGTATTCATGAAGCCAAACCTCCCTCTGATGCTGCGGTGGGTCCTTACCAGCTTAAATATTTGGTTGGGTGTGCTAACGGAAGTTTATTGATGTTGGCGAGACATTTTATGCCTGTAAGTCACTGGACTTCCAAATTTGATATCTATGAATTAAAGAAGAATGCAAAAGAATGGTCCAGACTAGATAGTTTGAAAAATTACGTACTGATGATTGGACTCAACTCTTCTGTTCAAATGCTGCCTGCAAGTCTTCAAACCAAAGGAAATCAAATCTACTTTACAGATAACCTATTAGAATTGAAACCGTACCGTGCCGAATATCAAGATATTGGCATCTTCAACTTGGACGATGGAAGTTGTCATTTTCTATTATGCGAAGAAAAGTTCATGTGTCCTCCTGTCTGGTGTTATTCTAGCTCATTTCTTTag
- the LOC130942207 gene encoding NAD(P)H-dependent 6'-deoxychalcone synthase-like: MSSTKQVAIPNVVLQSSFSMPVIGFGTAAFETGDVHKQAVMEAIKIGYRHFDTASVYGSEQALGEAIAEALKLGLISSRNELFITSKLWLSDNHPDLVLPALRKSLQNLGLEYLDLYLIHWPMSAKPGLFKASYDDENDLVPFDLEGVWTSMEQCHKLGLAKSIGVSNFSIKKLQHVLSFATIPPAVNQVGMNASWQQKNLTEYCKAKGIIVTAYSPLGAKGTFWDSNDVVDSELLKDVAQAHGKTVAQVSLRWLYEQDVTIAVKSYNKERMKENLEIFDFSLTKNDYQKINQIKQTRKGSNGPTTLVIVDLFDGEN, from the exons ATGTCTTCAACAAAGCAAGTAGCGATCCCAAATGTTGTCCTGCAATCATCCTTCAGCATGCCGGTCATAGGCTTTGGAACTGCTGCCTTCGAAACCGGCGACGTCCACAAACAGGCAGTGATGGAGGCCATCAAAATCGGTTACAGGCACTTCGACACTGCTTCTGTATATGGCTCCGAACAGGCTCTGGGAGAAGCCATTGCTGAAGCTCTTAAACTTGGTCTCATAAGCTCCAGGAATGAACTTTTCATCACTtccaagctatggttatctgaTAACCATCCGGATCTTGTTCTTCCTGCTTTACGCAAATCACTTCA GAATCTTGGATTAGAATACTTAGATCTCTACTTGATTCATTGGCCAATGAGTGCCAAGCCCGGATTATTTAAAGCCTCTTATGATGACGAAAATGACTTGGTACCATTTGACTTAGAAGGGGTCTGGACTTCAATGGAACAATGTCACAAATTGGGCCTTGCAAAATCAATTGGAGTCAGCAACTTTTCTATCAAAAAACTTCAACACGTCCTTTCTTTTGCTACAATTCCTCCTGCGGTTAATCAA GTTGGGATGAATGCTTCCTGGCAACAAAAGAATCTAACAGAATACTGCAAAGCCAAGGGTATAATTGTAACTGCATATTCTCCTTTGGGAGCAAAAGGAACCTTTTGGGATAGTAACGATGTTGTGGACAGTGAATTACTCAAGGACGTTGCACAAGCTCATGGAAAAACTGTTGCtcag GTGAGCCTTAGGTGGTTGTACGAACAGGATGTAACTATTGCGGTGAAGAGCTATAATAAAGAGAGAATGAAAGAAAACTTAgaaatatttgatttttcaCTTACCAAGAATGACTATCAAAAGATTAATCAAATCAAACAGACGCGGAAAGGAAGTAATGGTCCAACTACACTTGTTATAGTTGACCTATTTGATGGAGAAAATTAG
- the LOC130941600 gene encoding NAD(P)H-dependent 6'-deoxychalcone synthase-like, giving the protein MSSTKQVAIPNVVLQSSFSMPVIGFGTAAFETDDGDVHKQAVIEAIKVGYRHFDTASVYGSEQALGEAIAEALKLGLISSRDELFITSKLWLSDNHPDLGLPALRKSLQNLGLEYLDLYLIHWPMSAKPGLFKASYDDENDLVPFDLKGVWTSLEQCHKLGLAKSIGVSNFSINKLEHLLSFATIPPAVNQVEMNASWQQKNLTEYCKAKSIIVTAYSPLGAKGTSWGSNDVMDSELLKEVAQAHGKTVAQVSLRWLYEQGVTFAVKSYNKERMKQNLEIFDFSLTSDDYQKINQIKQTRKSVNNPTTFVVADLFDGEN; this is encoded by the exons ATGTCTTCAACAAAGCAAGTAGCGATCCCAAATGTTGTCCTGCAATCATCCTTCAGCATGCCAGTGATAGGCTTTGGAACTGCTGCCTTCGAAACCGACGACGGCGACGTCCACAAACAGGcagtgattgaggccatcaagGTCGGTTACAGGCACTTCGACACTGCTTCTGTATATGGCTCCGAACAGGCTCTGGGAGAAGCCATTGCTGAAGCTCTTAAACTTGGTCTCATAAGCTCCAGGGATGAACTTTTCATCACTtccaagctatggttatctgaTAACCATCCCGATCTTGGTCTTCCTGCTCTACGCAAATCACTTCA GAATCTTGGATTAGAATACTTAGATCTCTACTTGATTCATTGGCCAATGAGTGCCAAGCCCGGATTATTTAAAGCCTCTTATGATGACGAAAATGACTTGGTGCCATTTGACTTAAAGGGAGTCTGGACTTCACTGGAACAATGTCACAAATTGGGCCTTGCAAAATCAATTGGAGTCAGCAATTTTTCTATCAACAAACTTGAACATCTCCTTTCTTTCGCTACAATTCCTCCTGCAGTTAACCAA GTTGAGATGAATGCTTCTTGGCAACAAAAGAATCTAACAGAATATTGCAAAGCCAAGAGTATAATTGTAACTGCATATTCTCCTTTGGGAGCCAAAGGAACCTCTTGGGGCAGTAACGATGTTATGGATAGTGAATTGCTCAAAGAGGTTGCACAAGCTCATGGAAAAACTGTTGCTCAG GTGAGCCTTAGATGGTTGTACGAGCAGGGTGTAACTTTTGCTGTGAAGAGCTACAACAAGGAGAGAATGAAACAAAACTTAgaaatatttgatttttcaCTTACAAGTGATGACTATCAAAAGATTAATCAAATCAAACAGACGCGCAAGTCAGTTAACAATCCAACTACCTTTGTTGTTGCTGACCTATTTGATGGAGAAAATTAG
- the LOC130941669 gene encoding NAD(P)H-dependent 6'-deoxychalcone synthase-like — translation MSSTTKVAVPNVVLQSSFSMPVIGLGTAAESNDGEAIKQAVIEAIKVGYRHFDTASLYKSEQAVGEAIAEALKLGLIGSRDELFITSKLWLPDNHPHLVLPALQKSLETLRLDYLDLYLVHWPMSAKPGTWKVPFEQEDLVPFDLKGVWTSMEECQNMGLTKSIGVSNFSTKKLEDLLSFATIPPSVNQVEMNASWQQKNLTEYCKAKGIIITAYSPLGAQGTRWGSNDVMDSELLNNIAQTHAKTVAQVSLRWLYEQGVTIVVKSYNKERIKQNLDIFDFSLTNDDYQKIRQIQQERKVKNGPAGFDVIDHLWDGEN, via the exons atgtCCTCAACAACAAAAGTAGCGGTCCCAAATGTTGTCCTGCAATCATCATTCAGCATGCCCGTGATAGGCCTAGGCACTGCTGCCGAATCCAACGACGGAGAAGCCATCAAACAGGCGGTGATAGAGGCCATCAAGGTCGGTTACAGGCACTTTGACACTGCTTCTCTTTATAAGTCTGAGCAGGCTGTGGGAGAAGCCATCGCTGAAGCCCTTAAACTTGGTCTAATTGGCTCAAGGGATGAGCTTTTTATCACTTCCAAGTTATGGTTACCTGATAACCATCCCCACCTTGTTCTTCCTGCTCTACAAAAATCACTTGA GACTCTTAGATTAGATTACTTGGATCTGTACTTGGTCCACTGGCCCATGAGTGCCAAGCCTGGAACATGGAAAGTTCCTTTTGAACAAGAGGATTTGGTACCATTTGACTTAAAGGGTGTATGGACTTCAATGGAAGAATGTCAGAACATGGGTCTTACAAAATCAATTGGAGTCAGCAACTTTTCTACCAAGAAACTTGAAGATCTCCTCTCTTTTGCAACAATTCCTCCTTCTGTTAATCAA GTTGAGATGAATGCTTCCTGGCAACAAAAGAATCTAACAGAATACTGCAAAGCCAAGGGTATAATTATAACTGCATATTCTCCTTTGGGAGCCCAAGGGACCCGTTGGGGTAGTAATGATGTTATGGACAGTGAATTGCTCAACAACATTGCACAAACTCATGCAAAAACTGTGGCTCAG GTAAGTCTAAGATGGTTATACGAGCAAGGTGTGACTATTGTGGTGAAGAGTTACAATAAGgaaagaataaaacaaaatttagaCATATTTGATTTTTCACTTACAAATGATGATTACCAAAAGATTAGGCAAATCCAGCAGGAGCGCAAGGTGAAGAACGGCCCTGCAGGATTCGATGTCATAGATCATCTATGGGATGGAGAAAATTAG
- the LOC130941668 gene encoding nuclear pore complex protein NUP96 — protein MEFDAGSFFDLCTVHNCKKRRVLKGLITPLNESMREMETSLPILHSPGYYTKPSLEELVAQELLDPGYCTRVPNFTVGRLGYGSVRFLEKTDVRGLDLDQIVKFYKHEIVVYSDENDKPAVGQGLNKAAEVVLVLDTELLKSKDRKDDFLVKKVKQSTERQGARFISFDLTTGEWKFLVDHFSRFGFGEDDEEDIVMDDADGEMYDDDKEPSTNMNGIELSHSLPAHLRLDPVKMREMRLLMFPHEEEPEELSHKASISKKYARPLQNSAQAMPHRSTPPIARKTPFPLLEYKHGSFDANSPGSILMVQQHKGMPLKTIKAEGFKLDLEHETPVLTNYARNILDAGLFMGKSFRVGWGPNGILVHSGAPVGSGSEYKVLSSVVSLEKVAFDNFVRDENNKVSEELVESALISPLNFHKEINHLKEEVRIGPCKLKLLKLEANCTMLSDISHGYCDIIERQLTVPGLSSTTRLGVTHQVMTWELIRVLFFDRKQKGQVESLGADNEEDMMQDMKEVYQDVDQEALPLMRRAEFSYWLRESVSYHVQNQISSLNDSDYLQHVFVFLTGRQLDEAVQLAASKGDVRLACLLSQAGGSTVNRSDISKQLDIWRKKGLDFSFIENDRVRLYELLAGNIHDALHEVDIDWRRFLGLLMWYKLPPDTSLPIAFRTYKHFLDEGRAPYPVPLFIDEGPSEEAISWNADKHFDISFYLMLLHSSEEREFSFLKAMFSAFSSTPDPLDYHMIWHQRAVLEAVGVIKSNDLHVLDMGFVSQLLSLGKCHWAIYVVLHLPFREDCQFLHVNSIREILFQYCEIWSSDESQQQFIEDLGIPSEWIHEALAIYYNYNGDLPKALEQFLQCANWQKAHTIFVTSVAHSLFLQAKHSEIWRIATSMEDHKSEIENWELGGGIYISYYLMRNSLQGDTNAMTQLDSLQSKNAACQEFVSQLNASLAVWDRKLPVDARLVYSKMGSEICDLLLSAVGEGASRDEQFSCFDTAFSAPVPEDVRSGHLQDAVYLFTSFLSEIAT, from the exons ATGGAATTTGATGCAGGAAGCTTCTTTGATTTGTGCACTGTGCATAACTGCAAAAAAAGAAGGGTTTTAAAAGGCTTAATTACTCCACTGAATGAGAGCATGAGAGAAATGGAAACTTCCTTGCCAATCTTGCACTCCCCTGGATACTATACCAAACCATCTCTGGAGGAGTTAGTGGCCCAGGAACTCCTTGACCCCGGTTATTGTACCCGAGTTCCTAATTTCACTGTTGGGAGGCTTGGTTATGGATCTGTCAGGTTTCTTGAGAAAACAGATGTCAGGGGGTTGGATCTAGATCAAATTGTGAAGTTTTATAAACATGAGATAGTTGTATACAGTGACGAAAATGATAAACCTGCAGTTGGTCAAGGCCTTAACAAGGCAGCTGAAGTAGTTTTGGTTCTAGATACTGAACTACTGAAGTCTAAAGACAGGAAAGATGATTTTCTTGTGAAAAAAGTAAAACAAAGTACTGAGAGGCAAGGAGCAAGATTTATTTCGTTCGACTTAACAACTGGTGAATGGAAATTCTTGGTAGATCACTTCAGTAGATTTGGGTTTGGCGAAGATGACGAGGAAGACATTGTCATGGATGATGCTGATGGTGAGatgtatgatgatgataaaGAACCTTCCACAAATATGAACGGGATTGAACTTTCTCACTCTCTTCCAGCTCATCTAAGGCTTGACCCTGTTAAAATGAGAGAAATGAGATTATTGATGTTCCCACATGAAGAAGAGCCTGAGGAATTGAGTCATAAAGCATCCATCAGTAAGAAATATGCAAGGCCTTTGCAAAATTCTGCTCAGGCAATGCCCCATAGATCCACTCCACCAATTGCAAGAAAAACTCCATTTCCTTTACTTGAATATAAACATGGGAGTTTTGATGCAAATTCTCCTGGGTCTATTTTGATGGTTCAGCAACATAAGGGAATGCCTCTGAAGACAATAAAAGCGGAAGGTTTTAAGTTAGACCTCGAGCATGAAACTCCAGTGTTAACAAACTATGCTCGCAATATTCTAGATGCAGGTCTATTTATGGGGAAGTCATTCCGAGTTGGGTGGGGACCTAATGGCATTCTCGTACATTCTGGTGCACCTGTAGGAAGTGGTAGTGAGTACAAGGTACTATCATCTGTTGTCAGTTTGGAGAAAGTTGCTTTTGATAATTTTGTTAGGGATGAAAATAACAAAGTGAGTGAGGAACTTGTTGAATCTGCCTTGATATCTCCATTAAATTTTCACAAAGAAATAAACCATTTGAAGGAAGAGGTTAGAATTGGTCCTTGCAAATTGAAACTTCTAAAGCTTGAAGCAAATTGTACAATGTTGTCAGATATTTCACATGGCTACTGTGATATTATTGAGAGGCAATTGACTGTACCAGGGTTGTCTTCCACTACACGTTTGGGTGTAACACACCAAGTAATGACCTGGGAATTAATCAGAGTTCTTTTCTTCGATAGAAAACAAAAAGGTCAAGTAGAATCTTTGGGTGCTGACAACGAGGAAGATATGATGCAGGATATGAAGGAAGTTTATCAAGATGTTGACCAAGAAGCACTCCCACTTATGAGGAGGGCAGAGTTCAGTTATTGGTTGCGAGAGAGTGTTTCTTATCATGTTCAAAACCAAATAAGCTCTCTAAATGACTCTGATTATCTACAACATGTTTTTGTATTCCTCACTGGGCGGCAACTAGATGAAGCAGTGCAACTGGCAGCTTCCAAAGGAGATGTGAGGCTGGCTTGTTTGTTAAGTCAGGCAGGTGGTTCTACTGTGAATCGCTCTGACATTTCAAAGCAACTTGATATTTGGAGAAAGAAAGGTCTGGATTTTAGTTTCATTGAAAATGACAGAGTGAGGCTATATGAATTGCTTGCAGGAAATATTCATGATGCATTGCACGAGGTCGATATTGATTGGAGGAGGTTCTTAGGTCTATTGATGTGGTACAAACTGCCGCCTGACACATCATTGCCCATTGCTTTTCGGACATATAAGCattttcttgatgagggaaggGCTCCATATCCTGTTCCACTTTTTATTGATGAAGGACCATCAGAAGAGGCTATCAGCTGGAATGCAGATAAACACTTTGACATTTCATTCTATCTTATGCTTCTTCATTCTAGCGAAGAGAGAGAATTTAGCTTTTTGAAGGCTATGTTTAGTGCATTCTCTTCAACCCCTGATCCACTTGATTATCACATGATATGGCATCAACGTGCAGTCTTGGAAGCAGTGGGTGTCATCAAATCTAATGATCTTCATGTTCTAGACATGGGGTTCGTGTCTCAGCTTTTGAGCCTAGGGAAATGCCATTGGGCCATATATGTGGTCCTTCATTTACCCTTTCGAGAAGACTGTCAATTTCTTCATGTGAATTCGATTCGGGAGATATTGTTCCAGTACTGCGAAATTTGGAGTTCAGATGAGTCTCAGCAACAGTTCATTGAGGATTTAGGCATTCCTTCAGAATGGATTCATGAGGCTCTG gcaatttattataattataacgGTGATCTGCCAAAAGCTCTTGAGCAGTTTCTTCAGTGTGCAAATTGGCAGAAAGCTCACACCATTTTCGTAACATCAGTTGCTCATAGTTTATTCTTGCAAG CCAAACACTCAGAGATATGGAGGATTGCAACTTCCATGGAGGACCATAAATCTGAAATTGAGAATTGGGAGTTGGGAGGTGGAATATATATTTCATATTATTTGATGAGAAACTCACTTCAGGGAGACACCAATGCGATGACTCAATTG GATTCTCTTCAAAGTAAAAATGCTGCCTGTCAGGAATTTGTCAGTCAGCTTAATGCATCATTGGCTGTATGGGACCGCAAATTACCTGTTGATGCAAG ATTGGTGTATTCGAAAATGGGGAGTGAGATATGTGATTTGCTGCTATCTGCTGTGGGCGAGGGTGCTAGCCGAGATGAACAGTTTAGCTGCTTTGACACTGCTTTCAGTGCACCGGTTCCAGAAGATGTTCGCTCTGGTCACTTGCAGGACGCAGTGTATCTGTTTACCAGCTTTCTCTCTGAGATTGCTACTTAA
- the LOC130940911 gene encoding uncharacterized WD repeat-containing protein C17D11.16-like isoform X1, with the protein MISAISWIPIGASKAEPTVVEPPSKEEIQDIITAAAAAAASGADSENEEEASDERMDDAGGAVDEVARALNVADALGKADKLDDIALGLKELDMEHYDDEDEGVEVFSSGIGDLYYPSNDLDPYIKDKNDDDDSEELEDMIINPTDSVIVCARTEDDLSLLEVHILEDVGTSEMNMYVHHDIIIPAFPLSTAWLDCLQGREKGNFLAVGSMEPSIEIWDLDVIDAVQPCMVLGGISEKKKKGKKKSIKYKDDSHTDSVLGLAWNKAFRNILASASADKRVKIWDVATGKCESTMEHHSDKVQAVAWNHREPEILLSGSFDHTVVLRDGRMPSHPGYKWSVTADVESLAWDPHTEHYFVVSLEDGTVKCFDVRTAKSESTSDLSSTFTLHAHDKAVTSVSYNVSAPNLLATGSMDKTVKLWDLSNNQPSVVASKNSNAGAVFSISFSEDNPFVLAIGGSEGKLQVWDTLSESAVSRRYENYKKNRTRS; encoded by the exons ATGATTTCAGCTATTTCGTGGATACCGATAGGTGCTTCGAAGGCGGAACCTACCGTAGTTGAACCTCCttccaaggaagaaattcaagataTAATCaccgccgccgccgccgccgccgccag TGGAGCAGACAGTGAAAATGAGGAAGAAGCAAGTGATGAACGCATGGATGATGCCGGTGGCGCCGTCGATGAAGTTGCGCGAGCACTCAATGTTGCTGATGCTCTCGGGAAGGCCGATAAATTGGACGATATTGCCCTCGGTTTGAAGGAGCTTGACATGGAACATTACGATGATGAAGATGAAG GAGTTGAGGTATTTAGTTCCGGGATTGGTGATCTTTATTATCCAAGTAACGACCTGGATCCTTATATCAAAGATAAGAAC GATGATGATGACTCCGAGGAACTCGAAGACATGATCATTAATCCAACTGATTCTGTCATTGTTTGTGCTCGTACTGAGGACGATCTCAGTCTTCTCGAG GTTCATATACTTGAGGACGTCGGTACTAGTGAGATGAACATGTATGTCCATCATGATATCATAATTCCTGCATTTCCACTATCCACAGCTTGGCTTGACTGCCTTCAAGGAAGAGAGAAAG GAAACTTCTTAGCTGTTGGTTCAATGGAACCGTCAATAGAAATTTGGGACCTTGATGTT ATTGATGCAGTGCAGCCATGCATGGTTTTAGGTGGCAtttcagagaaaaagaagaaggggaagaag AAATCAATCAAATACAAAGATGACAGTCACACTGACTCTGTACTTGGTCTTGCCTGGAACAAAGCGTTCAG GAATATACTTGCTAGTGCCAGTGCTGACAAGCGAGTCAAGATTTGGGATGTGGCTACTGGGAAGTGTGAGAGTACAATGGAGCATCACTCAGACAAG GTTCAAGCAGTTGCTTGGAATCATCGTGAACCAGAAATTCTTCTTAGTGGTTCATTTGATCATACTGTGGTCCTG AGGGATGGAAGGATGCCATCCCATCCTGGTTATAAGTGGTCAGTCACAGCTGATGTCGAGAGCTTGGCCTGGGATCCACACACTGAGCACTATTTTGTG GTGAGTCTCGAGGATGGTACTGTCAAGTGTTTTGATGTTCGGACCGCAAAGTCTGAATCCACATCTGATCTAAGTTCTACATTTACTCTTCATGCACATGACAAAGCTGTTACCTCAGTATCCTATAACGTCTCAGCACCTAAT CTACTTGCTACTGGATCGATGGACAAAACG GTAAAGCTTTGGGATTTATCGAATAACCAACCATCTGTTGTGGCATCTAAAAACTCCAATGCT GGAGCTGTATTTTCTATTTCGTTCTCAGAGGACAACCCCTTTGTGTTGGCTATAGGAGGCTCAGAGGGAAAATTGCAA GTTTGGGACACTTTATCTGAGTCTGCTGTCTCTCGGCGTTATGAAAATTACAAGAAGAATAGAACTCGGTCGTGA
- the LOC130940911 gene encoding uncharacterized WD repeat-containing protein C17D11.16-like isoform X2, with protein sequence MDDAGGAVDEVARALNVADALGKADKLDDIALGLKELDMEHYDDEDEGVEVFSSGIGDLYYPSNDLDPYIKDKNDDDDSEELEDMIINPTDSVIVCARTEDDLSLLEVHILEDVGTSEMNMYVHHDIIIPAFPLSTAWLDCLQGREKGNFLAVGSMEPSIEIWDLDVIDAVQPCMVLGGISEKKKKGKKKSIKYKDDSHTDSVLGLAWNKAFRNILASASADKRVKIWDVATGKCESTMEHHSDKVQAVAWNHREPEILLSGSFDHTVVLRDGRMPSHPGYKWSVTADVESLAWDPHTEHYFVVSLEDGTVKCFDVRTAKSESTSDLSSTFTLHAHDKAVTSVSYNVSAPNLLATGSMDKTVKLWDLSNNQPSVVASKNSNAGAVFSISFSEDNPFVLAIGGSEGKLQVWDTLSESAVSRRYENYKKNRTRS encoded by the exons ATGGATGATGCCGGTGGCGCCGTCGATGAAGTTGCGCGAGCACTCAATGTTGCTGATGCTCTCGGGAAGGCCGATAAATTGGACGATATTGCCCTCGGTTTGAAGGAGCTTGACATGGAACATTACGATGATGAAGATGAAG GAGTTGAGGTATTTAGTTCCGGGATTGGTGATCTTTATTATCCAAGTAACGACCTGGATCCTTATATCAAAGATAAGAAC GATGATGATGACTCCGAGGAACTCGAAGACATGATCATTAATCCAACTGATTCTGTCATTGTTTGTGCTCGTACTGAGGACGATCTCAGTCTTCTCGAG GTTCATATACTTGAGGACGTCGGTACTAGTGAGATGAACATGTATGTCCATCATGATATCATAATTCCTGCATTTCCACTATCCACAGCTTGGCTTGACTGCCTTCAAGGAAGAGAGAAAG GAAACTTCTTAGCTGTTGGTTCAATGGAACCGTCAATAGAAATTTGGGACCTTGATGTT ATTGATGCAGTGCAGCCATGCATGGTTTTAGGTGGCAtttcagagaaaaagaagaaggggaagaag AAATCAATCAAATACAAAGATGACAGTCACACTGACTCTGTACTTGGTCTTGCCTGGAACAAAGCGTTCAG GAATATACTTGCTAGTGCCAGTGCTGACAAGCGAGTCAAGATTTGGGATGTGGCTACTGGGAAGTGTGAGAGTACAATGGAGCATCACTCAGACAAG GTTCAAGCAGTTGCTTGGAATCATCGTGAACCAGAAATTCTTCTTAGTGGTTCATTTGATCATACTGTGGTCCTG AGGGATGGAAGGATGCCATCCCATCCTGGTTATAAGTGGTCAGTCACAGCTGATGTCGAGAGCTTGGCCTGGGATCCACACACTGAGCACTATTTTGTG GTGAGTCTCGAGGATGGTACTGTCAAGTGTTTTGATGTTCGGACCGCAAAGTCTGAATCCACATCTGATCTAAGTTCTACATTTACTCTTCATGCACATGACAAAGCTGTTACCTCAGTATCCTATAACGTCTCAGCACCTAAT CTACTTGCTACTGGATCGATGGACAAAACG GTAAAGCTTTGGGATTTATCGAATAACCAACCATCTGTTGTGGCATCTAAAAACTCCAATGCT GGAGCTGTATTTTCTATTTCGTTCTCAGAGGACAACCCCTTTGTGTTGGCTATAGGAGGCTCAGAGGGAAAATTGCAA GTTTGGGACACTTTATCTGAGTCTGCTGTCTCTCGGCGTTATGAAAATTACAAGAAGAATAGAACTCGGTCGTGA